In the Candidatus Ryanbacteria bacterium CG10_big_fil_rev_8_21_14_0_10_43_42 genome, AATTGAGGAAGGGGAAGAGAGTCGGGCATGTATCGTGCGGGAAATAGAGGAAGAATCGGGACTTTCCACCGAGGAGGCGGACTGGATATATATCGGAGTACTAAAAGCGGAAGAGTATGTGGTAGACGTGTATGCGCTCGTATATATGGGAGCACGAACAGACGCGGTTACTACTACGGATGAAAGGGTGGAATGGTTTTCTACCGTGTCTTTGCCGGACAAAGTAATTCCTAATTTACGGTGGATGGTACCATTTGCGCTTGATAAAATCACAAATAAGGAAGTAAGACATTTTATGGCGGAGTACCCTTAATTATTAAATGTGCATATGGCAAAAGCAGAGCTCAAAACCAAAAAAACAAAACAAAGTGTTATAGCGTTTTTAAATACTATTAAGGATCTGGAAAAAAAGAAAGATGCGAAAAAAATACTCGCGCTTATGAAAGAAATCACCGGAGAGAGGCCTCAGATGTGGGGAGATAGTATGGTGGGGTTTGGGGACTATCATTACACATACGCGTCCGGCCGCGAGGGCGATTGGTTTCTTGTCGGGTTTTCCCCCCGAAAACAGAATCTTACTATTTATATTATGCCGGGATATAAAGATTACGGACCCCTCATGAAAAAATTGGGTCCGCATGCGCTTGGAAAATCATGTTTGTATATTAAGCGATTAGATGATATGCATATCCCTACGCTTAAAAAACTCATCAAGACGGGATATCAGGACATGAAGAAAAAATATAAAAAATAATATGGAAGATAAAAAACAAAATAATAATGAAACGGAGCCGGTTTTACATATCAAAATATCCTATGATGATTTTGCGAAGGTGGAATTGCGTACGGCAAGAATTTTATCAGCGGAAGCGGTGGAAGGATCGGATAAATTAGTGCGTCTCCGAGTTTCGCTTGGTACGAAGGAACGGCAGTTATTGGCCGGCATCGGAAAGTCGTATACACCCGATGATCTTGTCGGAAAAATAATTGCGGTGGTTGCCAACTTAAAACCGCGGAAAATGATGGGCATGGAAAGCGATGGTATGTTGCTCGCGGCAAGCGGAGAAGATGGACCGGTACTTCTTACATCTGACAAGGAGATTTCGCCTGGTGCAGAAATACGATAACGAAGTTAACTTTGTTGAATGTACCGGCAAGGTTTTTGTTGTTATGCAAAAAAATAAAAAATATATTGTTATTGAAAAGCAAGTGGGCGAAACGCCGCGCATGGTCCTTGATAGGTACCGGAAAGAAAATACGTGGGTGGGGGATATACCGCTTGCATACGCCGGTCGTCTGGATCCTATGGCGGAAGGATTATTATTGGTGCTTGTGGGAGATGAGTGTAAAAATCAAAAAAAATACCATGCCCTGGATAAAGAGTATGAGTTTGAGGTTCTTCTCGGATTTTCAAGTGATACGGGGGATATACTGGGAATGGCGGAATCCGATGCGGGCATGTCTCGTGTGTCAGATGCGCGCATGAAAAGTATAATGAGACAATTGGAGGGTAAGCAGAAATTTGCTTATCCGGTATTTTCATCTAAAACAGTCAAAGGAAAGCCCCTTTTTTTATGGGCATTGGAAGGGCGTCTCGGAGAAATAAATATACCGTTTGCAGACATTACGATATATAACCTTGATTATAAAGGTATGCGTACTGTTGCAAAAAAAGAATTATGGGAATGTATGGAGAAAAAAATAAAAAGCATTCCCGTTGTTGCCGAAAAATCAAAAGCGTTGGGCACCGATTTTCGCCGATCTGATATACAAAGACGGTGGAAAAGCGTATGGGATTCCTTCGATGACGAGTATATGTTTCAGATAGCACGGTTTACATGCATATGTTCCTCCGGCACATACATACGCACGCTTGCCGAAAAAATTGCGGAAAAAGCAGATACTATGGGGCTTGCTTACCATATAAAACGCACCGGTATCGGAAGGTATAAACAGGTATGGGGAAGAAAGGGGTTTTGGTATAAAACCTTTAAATAGCACTATTTTATAAGGAAATATTGATAAATGATTGACATTTAACTTTATTTATGTCAGAGTAGAATCTCATATGTATAATCGAAGTAATTCCTGGACACAGTCTCCGGGCAGATCAAATAACAGGCGTGGTTTTGGACAGCGCCGCTCGGTACCATCCCGAGGGCGTTTTCAGAGTGGACGCGGACGTGGAGGCAAGGGCGCTTTTAGTATGTCTACCGATGATATATCTATTTTTATAAATAAGGCAGTTGCCGAGATAAAAACCGAAGAACATATTATCGAACATAGTTTTGCTGATTTTGCCCTACATCCCGATCTTGCGCGCGCCGTTCGTTTCCGTGGATATACGACACCGACCCCTATACAGGACAAAATTATTTCTCATGTTTTAAAAGGGACTGACGTGGTTGGACTTGCCAATACTGGTACCGGCAAAACGGGCGCCTTTCTTATTCCATTGATTCATAATGTACTGCAAAATCCTGAAAAACAGGTTCTTATTATAGCGCCCACGCGCGAACTTGCGGTTCAGATTGAACGGGAATTTGACAGCTTGATAAAACGAATACGTTTGTATGCGGTAGTGTGTGTTGGAGGTGCTAATATGGGAGCACAAATTCGCAAGCTTCGTCAGCACAGTCATTTCATTATCGGTACACCGGGACGTCTTATGGATCTTATGAAGCAGGGTGCTTTAAATTTGGAACAGGTGGGGACAATTGTTCTTGATGAGGCGGATCGCATGCTTGATATGGGTTTTATAGATGATGTCCGTTTTATTATGAGTAAGATGCCGCGAGTGCGACACACGCTTTGTTTTTCTGCTACAATGTCACGGAATATATCCAATCTCATTAACGATTTTCTTATCAATCCCGTTACCATTTCAGTAAAAACGGGAGAGACGGCCGCCAACGTTGAACAAGAAGTGGTGCGTGTTCGCGGACGTAATAAAATGGATGTACTATATGATCTTCTAAAAACGGAAGAATGTAGTAAGGTGCTTGTTTTCGGAAAGACAAAATATGGCGTGCAGAATATTTGCGATGCATTATATAGGCGTGGTATTAAGGCGGATGCTATTCATGGAGACAAATCGCATGGTCAGCGTCAGCGTGCACTCCGTAATTTTAAGGAAAATAAAGTACAAACATTGGTAGCTACGGATGTTGCATCCCGAGGGCTAGATATTAGTAACATCACCCACGTCATTAATTTTGATATACCGGCGACGTATGATGATTACGTGCATCGTATCGGACGCACGGGGCGCGGTACTAAAAAAGGAAAAGCTCTTACATTTATTGAATAGAAAGCATATTTTTTCTTTTTGGAATTATGGAAATCAGGAATATAGCGATAATAGCCCACGTAGACCATGGGAAAACAACACTAACTGATGCCATTATGCGGCAGACGGGTATGTTTGAGGAGGGTATGAGTATGGATACGAATGCGCTTGAGCAGGAGCGTGGTATTACTATTTATGCCAAAAATACGGCAACGATATATAAAGATACAAAAATAAATATTGTAGATACGCCGGGACACAGTGATTTTGGATCAGAGGTGGAACGAGTGCTTCGCTCTATTGATTCAGTGCTTCTGGTAGTGGATGCACAGGAAGGTCCTATGCCGCAGACACGATTTGTTCTCAAAAAATCTCTTGAACTTGGTTTTAAGCCTATTGTTATTCTTAATAAAATTGATAAGCCGGCGGCGGATCCCATGCGTGCCGAAGAACAGGTTCTCGAATTGTTTTTTGAACTGGGTGCTTCTGATGAGCAGGCGGATTTTACGGTAGTTTATGCAATTGGAAAAGATGGCGTTGCCATGAAAAACAGAGATGATGAGAAAAAAGATCTCTCGCCTTTGCTGGATACTATTTTAGAACAGGTGCCAACAGCGCCTCATACGGTGGACGCGCCTCTTAGGGCACAACCATTCAACTTGGCATATGATAATTTTTTGGGACGCCTCGCTATTGCGCGCGTATATGACGGTATTCTTCGCGTGGGCGCACAGGTATATATTACAACGCCCGATGGGGATATACGAACCGGAAAAGTAACGAAGCTGTTTACGTTTAAAGGAGTGGCGCGAAAAGAAGTTGATTTCGTGGAGGCGGGAGACATTTGCATGATAGCCGGACTTCCCGATATTTTTATCGGAGAGACTATCAGTGCAGACAAGGAAGTTGAGTTATTACCCGCAATCAAAGTGGACGAACCAACGATTACGCTTACGTTTTTGGTAAACAACTCTCCGTTTGGAGGGCGTGATGGTACGTTACTTACGTCGCGGCAGATACGGGAGCGTCTCGAGAAAGAACTTGAGGTGAATGTGGGGCTTAAGATTGATTTTACACAGCCGGATCAGTTTAAGGTTTATGGCCGCGGAGAATTACATGTTGCCGTTCTATTGGAAACGATGCGAAGGGAGGGGTATGAGATTCAGGTTTCACAGCCACACGTTATTATCAAGGAAGAGGATGGTAAGAAATTAGAACCCTTTGAGGAAGTGACAATTGATGTGCCAAGTGAATTTCAGGGGGCGGTTATAGAAAAATTAGGCAAAAGAAAGGCAATTATGACGGATATGAAGACGGAATCGGACGCGACGGTACGACTTACGTTTGAAGGGCCTACCCGTGGTTTTCTAGGTTATCGAGGGCAATTTATGGTGGATACGAAAGGGGAAGGTATTCTCTCAAGTAGAGTTATAGGATTTAAGCCTTATGTAGGGCATATAGAAAAGCGTGTTACGGGATCCATGATATCAATGGCTACCGGAAAGGCGTTGGGATTTTCACTTGCAAATTTGCAGGAACGCGGTGTTTTGTATATTGGTCCGGCGACGGAAGTGTATGAGGGTATGGTTATTGGAAATACGGCAAAAGGAGATGAAATGTCGGTAAATCCCATAAAGGGAAAACAGCTTACCAATATGCGCGCTTCCGGATCGGATGATACTATCCAGCTGGCACCGCCGCATATTATTACGATTGAATCCGGACTTGAGCTGATTGCCGAGGATGAGTATCTGGAGATAACGCCGCATAACGTACGTATACGGAAGCAGTACTTAACAGAAAATGAACGCTCAAAATCAAAAAGAGGAAAGGGTGGCGCATAGGAATGTTTGCAATTTTTTAATGCCTATGGTATGCTATGCGCTATACATGTCGACGAAGTAAAAATAAGGTTGAATTTTATACTTGAAGACAGGTGATTATAGGAATTTATGTTCTAACAATGCAACAGGGAACAGTTGCCCGTATCATGGACAAAGGCTACGGCTTTATCCAGCGAGAGGGCGAAGAAAAAGACCTTTTCTTTCATGCAACTGAAGTTAAGGACGGCGCATTCAATGATCTTCGTGAAGGAGATGCTGTGCAGTTCGAAGTTGAGGAAGATTCAAAGGGAGCACGCGCCGTACAGGTGAGTCGTGCATAGGTATAAAAATACCCATAAAACATACCCGACGTACGTCGGGTATGTTTTTGTTTGAATGGCAACATACATGCGAGTATGTTGACGATTAAATTATAATAATGTATAATCGTGGAAATGGCATTTAAGGGGGTTGTATGTTTAAGGAACCGACGGTGCGTTGTGGGAACATAAAGGTAGAGTTAATTTTCGAGAAATACGACATAAAACTTCCCGATGGGTCGGTTCGCGGGGGATGGAAGATGTGGGTCGGAGAGTATTATTTTGGAGCCGCTGACTCAAAAGAGATGCTTCTGAAAGCGTGGAATGAGCTTAGTAGGCCATCAGAATCATTTCATTGGCGAAGTATTTCTGAAAGATCAAGGTATGTTCTTACAAACAGTCGGGGTTACAGAGAATATTTGGAAGAATCTCGATTACGACTACGATAACTACAATCCTTGGCACAGCAAGGGTTTTTTTCTTGGATTAGTATGCACATGATATAATAAAAAAATGGAAAAGGAAAAATCGCATTTACTTAAAATAATTCCGTACTTACTCGCGTATAAATGGCGGGTTGTTTTTTCTCTCATGCTTATTGTTGCGGGACGCGTGTTTTCTGTGGCAAATCCTTACGTTATAAAAAAACTTATCGATATGCTTGTGGACGGGGCGTTACCGAACCTCTCTTTTATTATTGGTCTTATCATCCTCTTTTTTATTTTTCGGTGGGGTACGGATATTACCGGTGGTATTAAGGATTATATTTTTGCCAAAGTGGAAGTTGGTGTTAAGCGTCGCATTCCCCTGGACGTGTTCGAGCATCTCCTTTCTTTGCCGTTGGATTTTCACGCGGATCAGGCAACGGGAGGCGTTGCGCGAAAAATTGCGCGTGGCACTAACTCGCTTTCGTCGCTTAGCTTCTTTTTTACCGGAAACATTCTCCCCACAATTATAGAGATACTGTTTATATTAGGGATATTTCTTTTCACATTTCCGATTTCGTTTAGTATTGTATTTGCGGTTTTTGTGGCGGTATATATTGTATATACAGTAAGGATAACCGATCGTCGGCAGGTTCTTCTTATTGAGGCGAATAAACGTGATGATGCAGGATCGGAAAAATCTGTTGATGCCCTCCTTAATTTTGAGACAGTGAAGTACTTTACCAATGAAGAATTTGAAATCCGGCGCTATGATACGGCCTTGGGAAAATGGGCCGAAGTTGCCGTTGAATCTACAAAGAAGGGGGCAAATTTAAATATGGGGCAGGGATTTATTATAACCGCAGGACTTACGGTGTTATTAGCTCTTGCAACACGCGAATTTATGCAAGGAGCGGCCACTATAGGAGATTTTGTCCTTATAACATCATATTTGAATCGTATCGCCATTCCTATGTCCTTCCTCGGAGCATTATATAGGCGCATTAAGGAAGGACTTGCGGATATTGATGCTATGTTTCGGTTATTTGATACGGAGAATACCATTACTGATAAGATCGATGCTCACCCCCTTATCATAAATGAGGGACGGGTGGAGTTTCGTGATGTTGTTTTTGGATATAATACCAACAGAAAGATACTGAGGGGTATTTCCATCGATATGCCGGCAAAAAAAAGTATAGCGCTCGTAGGGTATTCCGGATCTGGAAAATCAACAATATCAAAACTTCTCCTTCGATTATATGATGTCTTGGAAGGCGGGATATATATTGATGGTGTGGACATACGGGATGTTACGCAAAAGTCACTTCGGGAAGCCGTTGGCGTTGTGGCGCAGGATACCATTTTATTTAATGATACGATTGGTAACAATATTGCATATGGAAGACCGGATGCTACGGAAGAGGAGATACAGAGCGCGGCAAAGATTGCTCATATCCATGAATTTATAGAAACATTACCAGAACAATATAATACGCGCGTTGGAGAGCGCGGTGTAAAATTATCGGGAGGGGAAAAACAGCGCGTTGCCATCGCGCGTATGTTGCTTAAAGATCCTCCTATCTTATTATTCGACGAGGCAACAGCATCCTTGGATAGTAAATCAGAGCGCTTGATACAAGATTCTATTGCCGCATTATCGCATGAAGGGCGTACGACTATCGTTATTGCTCATCGTCTTTCCACGATTGTTGATTTTGAT is a window encoding:
- the metG gene encoding methionine--tRNA ligase subunit beta, whose product is MEDKKQNNNETEPVLHIKISYDDFAKVELRTARILSAEAVEGSDKLVRLRVSLGTKERQLLAGIGKSYTPDDLVGKIIAVVANLKPRKMMGMESDGMLLAASGEDGPVLLTSDKEISPGAEIR
- a CDS encoding ATP-dependent helicase, whose translation is MYNRSNSWTQSPGRSNNRRGFGQRRSVPSRGRFQSGRGRGGKGAFSMSTDDISIFINKAVAEIKTEEHIIEHSFADFALHPDLARAVRFRGYTTPTPIQDKIISHVLKGTDVVGLANTGTGKTGAFLIPLIHNVLQNPEKQVLIIAPTRELAVQIEREFDSLIKRIRLYAVVCVGGANMGAQIRKLRQHSHFIIGTPGRLMDLMKQGALNLEQVGTIVLDEADRMLDMGFIDDVRFIMSKMPRVRHTLCFSATMSRNISNLINDFLINPVTISVKTGETAANVEQEVVRVRGRNKMDVLYDLLKTEECSKVLVFGKTKYGVQNICDALYRRGIKADAIHGDKSHGQRQRALRNFKENKVQTLVATDVASRGLDISNITHVINFDIPATYDDYVHRIGRTGRGTKKGKALTFIE
- the typA gene encoding translational GTPase TypA, which codes for MEIRNIAIIAHVDHGKTTLTDAIMRQTGMFEEGMSMDTNALEQERGITIYAKNTATIYKDTKINIVDTPGHSDFGSEVERVLRSIDSVLLVVDAQEGPMPQTRFVLKKSLELGFKPIVILNKIDKPAADPMRAEEQVLELFFELGASDEQADFTVVYAIGKDGVAMKNRDDEKKDLSPLLDTILEQVPTAPHTVDAPLRAQPFNLAYDNFLGRLAIARVYDGILRVGAQVYITTPDGDIRTGKVTKLFTFKGVARKEVDFVEAGDICMIAGLPDIFIGETISADKEVELLPAIKVDEPTITLTFLVNNSPFGGRDGTLLTSRQIRERLEKELEVNVGLKIDFTQPDQFKVYGRGELHVAVLLETMRREGYEIQVSQPHVIIKEEDGKKLEPFEEVTIDVPSEFQGAVIEKLGKRKAIMTDMKTESDATVRLTFEGPTRGFLGYRGQFMVDTKGEGILSSRVIGFKPYVGHIEKRVTGSMISMATGKALGFSLANLQERGVLYIGPATEVYEGMVIGNTAKGDEMSVNPIKGKQLTNMRASGSDDTIQLAPPHIITIESGLELIAEDEYLEITPHNVRIRKQYLTENERSKSKRGKGGA
- a CDS encoding cold-shock protein, encoding MQQGTVARIMDKGYGFIQREGEEKDLFFHATEVKDGAFNDLREGDAVQFEVEEDSKGARAVQVSRA